One segment of Fuscovulum ytuae DNA contains the following:
- a CDS encoding peroxidase family protein → MVKLNINDLAHIIEQIRIAEAHTAAIAAGSDPRAALAELVTNPLIPYGLRTVTGELNNFQVGMVTSGAADQPMQRLLTPVWQAAEADARTGAPTSYEQTSGSVYDSQPRTISNLVSDQTLGNFAAISSALAINGVTGAENLSQTAAIWEVYKAALGAEVTSPTEADHMRALEAPAVQEALAAHGIQMDGINVLLGNVAADLGDTAPYNSFFTIFGQFFDHGLDLTNKGGNGSVFIPLQKDDPLYDANSPTNFMVLTRATNSVDENGNVIRENGNKTTPWIDLNQLYTSTPSHQVFLREYVMVDGKPIATGMMLEGAAGGPPTWADVKAQAREVLGIELSDLNVHSVPALLTDLYGNFVPAANGMPQLVMGDGSVVAGNLDAPVSAMLAASTGHAFLDDIAHAATPGFVDHDRNPATGAIQKLPDADGDTANAQPINGFGQATTYDNELLDRHFIVGDGRGNENIALTAIHTVFHSEHNHQVEAIKSTLLAGGDVALLNEYLITDLPVNSDPASLTAEEIEALVWDGVRLFQAARFTTEQVYQHLVFEEFVRSVAPQIDPFVFSNTAEIPVGISQEFAQVVYRFGHSMLNETVDMFGYQNNELGLTKETLFDAFLNPVMFDAQGIDAHAAAGAILRGMTRQQGNEIDEFLTEALRNNLVGLPLDLGALNMARARDTGIPSLNEARSQFFAQTGNTYVKPYENWTDFAANIKTPLSVVNFIAAYGTHETITSATTFELKRDAATKLVLGGDTSPADRLDYLNGTGAWAGRETGLNNVDFWIGGLAEAKMTFGGMLGSTFTFVFEAQMEMLQNNDRFYYLSRSQGMNLLTQLESDSFADLIQRNTDGEHLGLSINGAAFQTAAWVLELDQTKQWNPELGSADPTRPTDVLSSMLGSESLVVRKDLDNDGDMDFIKYLGGDHVVIGGTAERDIIVSGAGDDGLWGYDGDDDIEGGFGVDHIHGGEGSDLITDMGTDVGAADVLKGEGGDDLINGGMGLDLVFGGSGRDVLAGGDEAKDVFGGEGDDFIRAASGGGGVYYGNEGNDWLEGQGNMNTLTGDNSELFFNSRIIGHDVMLAGENDTDFDAESGDDIMTGGIGINRYNGMAGFDWVTHKGSDYPVDADMNISIFVNQQNLILRDRFDLVEGLSGWNGDDKLTGREATGGAVEGANAAITSLTAPIASYSNALLEENVDRIAGLRDLVDHLQTFTITQQNTGETKLARMAADGNSDILLGGAGSDVIRGMSGNDIIDGDKWLNVRIEVLDDANNAFATTDGLTKQVISLVDGVVTYLGQTINAVAGEALFGGKTLEAALFAREVKAADLNVVREIIDGDLDNTGIDTAVYWDDRGNYDITVNADDSVTVTHDANASGPIDPTTGRALRSDGSDRLSNIERIQFGLDAGAPTLSVINGTDAGIRIDGTAFSEIIFGGGGNDRIFADAGADTISGGLGNDTINAGNGNDTIHWFAGHGVDVVNGQGGNLDTFVVHGNDEVETFRIYAVALNDATTPRANVTNRSNLEQIGVTLLANTEIVITRVVGGVETVVAQLDNIEEITINTLDLGDRLRNGTSQGDTIQVIGNFNPTSLNFDTITIDGSEASETVDISGLESAHRILFRSNGGNDFVVGTLRAQDVIEIAEGSDPAAYTETDNGDGTITMSDGTHSVTFTGTMDSLPTLAPKGTHQPGEGVADGSSDTGSEGEGTEGEGSEGETGDAAENGAETVSPDDGASGSEGEASGGHDDVADDEAEDADDDAPGAGSGSGTGSGTGTGTGTGGGVPVVDGVVLMPGSAAGVMVGDAGDDVIVGGEEGDALLGKGGSDIILGNGGNDVAVGGSGGDVIEGGAGRDVLLGGEGDDVFLAASDDGADMLFGGEGSDTLDLSALTEDAVIDLGAYTAIGTARIGGVTDHLVGIENATGGMGNDVIKASLSINVLTGGDGDDVFVFVSAGTADGDVITDFRPGDKIDLSGIDAMVGMNGNQAFTLADQGTTAAGSLVIREVATENGVDTIIDGFTDGDADADFSITLRGAHTLDSSSFNF, encoded by the coding sequence ATGGTCAAGCTGAACATCAACGACCTCGCGCATATCATCGAGCAAATCCGTATCGCGGAGGCCCATACCGCCGCAATCGCGGCCGGGAGTGACCCGCGTGCGGCCTTGGCCGAACTGGTTACGAATCCGCTGATCCCATACGGGCTGCGGACGGTGACGGGGGAGTTGAACAATTTCCAAGTCGGGATGGTCACCAGTGGTGCGGCAGACCAACCGATGCAGCGCCTCTTGACCCCGGTGTGGCAGGCAGCCGAAGCCGATGCCCGGACCGGCGCACCCACCAGCTATGAACAGACGTCGGGTTCCGTCTATGACAGCCAGCCGCGGACGATTTCGAACCTTGTTTCCGACCAGACACTTGGCAACTTTGCCGCGATCTCTTCCGCGCTTGCGATCAATGGCGTCACCGGCGCCGAGAATCTGTCCCAGACGGCCGCGATTTGGGAGGTCTATAAGGCGGCGCTTGGCGCTGAGGTGACCTCGCCCACCGAAGCCGACCACATGCGCGCCCTTGAGGCTCCGGCCGTGCAAGAGGCGCTGGCGGCGCATGGCATTCAAATGGACGGGATCAACGTCCTGTTGGGCAACGTGGCGGCCGACCTTGGCGATACCGCGCCCTATAACAGCTTTTTCACCATCTTCGGCCAGTTCTTCGACCACGGTCTGGACCTGACCAACAAGGGGGGGAACGGGTCGGTCTTTATCCCCCTGCAGAAGGATGATCCGCTTTATGACGCGAACAGCCCGACGAATTTCATGGTGCTAACGCGGGCGACCAACAGCGTTGACGAGAATGGCAATGTCATCCGCGAAAACGGCAACAAGACGACGCCGTGGATCGACCTGAACCAGCTTTATACCTCGACCCCGTCGCATCAGGTGTTCTTGCGCGAATATGTGATGGTGGATGGCAAGCCGATCGCGACCGGCATGATGCTGGAAGGGGCGGCGGGCGGCCCGCCGACATGGGCCGATGTCAAGGCGCAGGCCCGTGAGGTGCTCGGGATCGAGCTTTCGGATCTGAACGTGCATTCGGTTCCGGCGTTGTTGACCGACCTTTATGGCAATTTCGTCCCGGCGGCGAATGGGATGCCGCAACTTGTGATGGGTGATGGTTCGGTCGTTGCGGGGAACTTGGACGCCCCGGTGAGTGCCATGTTGGCCGCCTCGACGGGGCATGCCTTCCTGGACGATATCGCGCATGCCGCGACACCGGGCTTTGTGGACCATGACCGCAATCCCGCCACAGGTGCGATCCAGAAGCTGCCTGATGCGGACGGGGATACGGCGAATGCGCAGCCCATCAATGGGTTCGGCCAGGCGACGACCTACGACAACGAATTGCTGGACCGTCACTTCATCGTGGGCGACGGGCGTGGCAATGAAAACATCGCACTGACCGCGATCCACACGGTCTTTCACAGTGAGCACAACCATCAGGTTGAGGCCATCAAGTCCACCCTGCTGGCAGGTGGGGATGTTGCGCTGCTCAATGAGTATCTGATCACCGATCTGCCGGTGAACAGCGACCCGGCGAGCCTGACCGCGGAAGAGATTGAAGCGCTTGTGTGGGATGGGGTGCGGCTGTTCCAAGCGGCGCGCTTCACCACCGAGCAGGTCTATCAGCATCTGGTCTTTGAAGAGTTCGTCCGGTCCGTTGCCCCGCAGATCGACCCCTTCGTCTTCTCGAACACGGCCGAAATTCCGGTGGGGATCAGCCAGGAATTCGCGCAGGTCGTCTATCGTTTCGGCCATTCGATGCTGAACGAGACGGTCGACATGTTCGGCTATCAGAACAACGAGTTGGGGCTGACCAAGGAAACGCTGTTCGATGCCTTCCTCAACCCTGTCATGTTTGATGCGCAAGGGATTGATGCCCATGCGGCGGCCGGGGCGATCCTGCGCGGGATGACCCGCCAGCAGGGCAACGAAATCGACGAATTCCTGACCGAGGCGCTGCGCAACAACCTTGTCGGGCTGCCGCTTGACCTTGGGGCGCTGAACATGGCGCGGGCCCGGGACACCGGCATTCCGTCGCTGAATGAGGCTCGCAGCCAGTTCTTTGCCCAAACCGGCAACACCTATGTGAAGCCATATGAAAACTGGACGGACTTTGCCGCCAATATCAAGACGCCGCTTTCGGTGGTGAACTTCATCGCGGCTTACGGCACGCATGAGACGATCACCTCTGCCACCACGTTCGAATTGAAGCGGGATGCGGCAACGAAGCTGGTGCTGGGGGGCGATACTTCCCCGGCAGACCGTCTGGACTATCTGAACGGGACAGGCGCTTGGGCCGGACGTGAAACCGGTCTGAACAATGTGGACTTCTGGATCGGCGGTTTGGCCGAAGCGAAGATGACGTTCGGCGGGATGCTGGGGTCGACTTTCACCTTCGTCTTCGAAGCGCAGATGGAAATGCTGCAGAACAACGACCGCTTCTACTATCTGTCGCGGTCGCAAGGCATGAACCTGCTGACGCAGCTGGAAAGCGATAGCTTTGCCGATCTGATCCAACGCAACACGGATGGTGAGCATCTGGGCCTGTCGATCAACGGCGCGGCCTTCCAGACGGCGGCATGGGTGCTTGAACTGGACCAGACGAAGCAGTGGAACCCGGAACTTGGTTCGGCAGACCCGACCCGACCGACGGATGTTCTGTCTTCGATGCTGGGCAGCGAAAGCCTTGTGGTTCGTAAGGACCTCGATAACGACGGGGATATGGACTTCATCAAGTACCTCGGTGGCGACCATGTCGTTATCGGCGGTACTGCCGAGCGCGACATCATTGTCAGCGGCGCGGGCGACGATGGTCTTTGGGGCTATGATGGGGATGACGATATCGAAGGCGGCTTCGGCGTCGATCACATCCATGGCGGTGAAGGGTCCGACCTGATCACCGATATGGGCACCGATGTTGGTGCAGCAGACGTCCTGAAGGGCGAGGGCGGTGATGACCTGATCAACGGCGGGATGGGTCTTGACCTTGTCTTTGGCGGATCGGGCCGTGACGTGCTGGCTGGCGGCGATGAGGCGAAGGACGTCTTCGGTGGCGAGGGCGACGACTTCATCCGCGCGGCATCGGGCGGTGGTGGCGTCTACTACGGCAACGAAGGCAATGACTGGCTGGAAGGCCAGGGGAATATGAACACCCTGACCGGTGACAATTCGGAACTGTTCTTCAACAGCCGCATCATCGGCCATGACGTGATGCTGGCGGGCGAGAACGACACCGATTTCGACGCGGAATCCGGTGACGACATCATGACCGGGGGCATCGGGATCAACCGCTATAACGGGATGGCCGGGTTTGACTGGGTCACCCATAAGGGTTCGGACTACCCCGTCGATGCCGATATGAATATCAGCATCTTCGTCAACCAGCAGAACCTGATCCTGCGTGACCGTTTCGATCTGGTCGAAGGTCTGTCGGGCTGGAATGGCGACGACAAGCTGACCGGGCGCGAAGCGACCGGCGGTGCTGTGGAGGGTGCGAATGCGGCAATCACCTCGCTGACTGCCCCGATCGCATCCTATTCCAACGCCCTGCTGGAAGAGAATGTTGACCGGATCGCGGGCCTGCGGGACCTGGTGGACCATCTGCAAACCTTTACGATCACGCAGCAAAACACCGGTGAAACCAAACTGGCCCGTATGGCTGCCGATGGAAACTCGGACATCCTTCTGGGCGGTGCCGGTTCCGATGTCATTCGGGGCATGTCCGGCAATGACATCATCGACGGCGACAAGTGGCTGAACGTTCGGATTGAAGTACTGGACGATGCCAACAACGCCTTTGCCACGACGGACGGCTTGACCAAGCAGGTCATCTCGCTGGTCGACGGTGTCGTCACCTATCTGGGCCAAACGATCAACGCGGTTGCAGGCGAAGCTTTGTTCGGTGGCAAGACGCTGGAAGCGGCGCTCTTTGCCCGCGAGGTGAAGGCGGCCGATCTGAATGTGGTGCGCGAGATCATTGACGGCGATCTGGACAACACCGGGATCGATACGGCGGTCTATTGGGATGATCGTGGGAATTACGACATCACGGTCAATGCCGATGACAGCGTGACCGTGACTCATGATGCCAACGCGAGCGGGCCGATAGACCCGACGACAGGCCGCGCCCTGCGCAGTGACGGGTCAGACCGTCTGTCCAACATCGAACGGATTCAGTTCGGTCTGGATGCCGGTGCACCCACGCTGAGCGTGATCAACGGCACGGATGCAGGGATCAGGATCGATGGCACTGCCTTCTCCGAGATCATCTTCGGAGGTGGCGGTAATGATCGGATCTTTGCGGACGCTGGCGCAGATACGATCTCGGGCGGTCTGGGCAATGACACGATCAACGCCGGGAACGGCAACGACACGATCCATTGGTTCGCAGGCCATGGGGTTGATGTGGTGAACGGTCAGGGTGGCAATCTCGACACCTTCGTCGTGCATGGCAATGACGAGGTGGAAACCTTCCGCATCTATGCGGTGGCGCTGAATGACGCGACGACACCGCGTGCCAATGTCACCAACAGGTCCAATCTGGAGCAGATCGGTGTCACCCTGCTGGCCAATACCGAGATCGTGATCACCCGCGTGGTCGGAGGTGTCGAAACGGTTGTGGCGCAACTCGACAATATCGAGGAAATCACGATCAACACGCTGGACCTTGGGGATCGTCTGAGGAACGGCACGTCGCAAGGCGATACCATCCAGGTGATCGGGAACTTCAACCCGACCAGCCTGAACTTCGACACCATCACGATCGATGGGTCGGAGGCCAGTGAAACTGTGGATATCTCGGGGCTTGAATCGGCGCACCGCATCCTCTTCCGGTCCAATGGCGGGAATGACTTTGTCGTTGGCACGCTGCGGGCACAGGATGTGATCGAGATCGCGGAAGGTTCCGATCCGGCCGCCTATACCGAGACGGACAACGGCGATGGCACCATCACCATGTCGGACGGCACCCATTCGGTGACCTTTACGGGCACGATGGACAGCCTGCCGACGCTGGCACCGAAGGGCACCCATCAGCCCGGCGAAGGCGTCGCGGATGGGTCGTCGGATACGGGCTCGGAAGGCGAAGGCACCGAGGGCGAAGGCTCGGAAGGTGAAACCGGGGATGCCGCCGAGAACGGGGCAGAAACCGTCTCGCCCGATGACGGAGCGAGCGGGTCCGAGGGCGAAGCGTCGGGCGGCCATGATGATGTCGCCGATGACGAGGCCGAGGATGCCGATGACGACGCTCCGGGCGCGGGTTCGGGCAGCGGCACGGGGTCGGGCACTGGCACGGGCACTGGGACGGGCGGCGGTGTGCCGGTTGTTGACGGTGTGGTGCTGATGCCGGGGTCTGCGGCGGGTGTCATGGTCGGCGATGCCGGTGATGACGTGATCGTCGGTGGCGAAGAGGGCGATGCCCTCCTTGGCAAGGGCGGGTCGGATATCATCCTTGGCAATGGCGGCAATGATGTTGCGGTCGGCGGCAGCGGTGGTGACGTGATCGAAGGCGGCGCGGGTCGTGACGTGCTTCTGGGCGGCGAAGGGGATGACGTCTTCCTCGCGGCGTCTGATGACGGGGCGGACATGCTCTTTGGCGGTGAAGGCAGTGATACGCTTGACCTGTCGGCCCTGACCGAGGATGCGGTGATCGATCTGGGGGCCTATACGGCGATCGGGACGGCGCGCATCGGCGGTGTGACCGATCACCTTGTAGGGATCGAGAATGCCACCGGCGGGATGGGCAATGACGTGATCAAGGCGTCCTTGTCGATCAACGTGCTGACGGGCGGGGATGGTGATGATGTCTTCGTCTTCGTCTCGGCTGGCACGGCGGATGGCGACGTGATCACGGACTTCCGTCCGGGCGACAAGATCGACCTGTCGGGCATCGACGCGATGGTGGGCATGAATGGCAATCAGGCCTTCACGCTGGCCGATCAGGGCACGACGGCGGCGGGCAGCCTGGTGATCCGGGAGGTTGCGACCGAGAACGGGGTGGACACGATCATCGACGGGTTCACCGACGGTGACGCGGATGCCGACTTCTCGATCACGCTGCGCGGGGCGCATACCCTCGACAGCTCGTCCTTCAACTTCTGA